A section of the Streptomyces sp. SCL15-4 genome encodes:
- a CDS encoding MmcQ/YjbR family DNA-binding protein, which translates to MPDAEDVRRIALSLPDTTEKVAWSMPTFRVAGKMFATLPENETSIAVRCPKVERDELVLAEPEKFWIAGHEAQFAWVRARLAALEDEDELRDILADSWRQAAPPRLLDAHPELGLPSGD; encoded by the coding sequence ATGCCGGATGCAGAAGACGTACGCCGAATCGCCCTGTCCCTGCCGGACACCACGGAGAAGGTCGCCTGGAGCATGCCCACGTTCCGGGTGGCCGGGAAGATGTTCGCGACCCTGCCCGAGAACGAGACGTCCATCGCCGTGCGCTGTCCCAAGGTGGAGCGCGACGAACTGGTGCTGGCCGAGCCGGAGAAGTTCTGGATCGCCGGCCACGAGGCCCAGTTCGCCTGGGTGAGAGCGAGACTGGCCGCCCTGGAGGACGAGGACGAACTGCGGGACATCCTGGCCGACTCCTGGCGCCAGGCCGCCCCGCCCCGACTCCTGGACGCCCACCCCGAGTTGGGCCTCCCGTCCGGGGACTGA
- a CDS encoding GNAT family N-acetyltransferase gives MRVERWSGDRVRERADGLAELLTDTVASGASVGFLAPLGHAEAVAWWRERADAVATGRFAVWAAVDDRERVTGTVSLDFPAKPNSRHRAELVKLMVHRSARGLGLGRRLLATAERAAAADGRTLLHLDTETGCPAERLYRSAGWTPAGTIPDYAASPAGELRPTTLYYKRLGG, from the coding sequence ATGAGGGTGGAGCGCTGGAGCGGCGACCGGGTGCGCGAACGGGCCGACGGCCTGGCGGAGCTGCTGACCGACACCGTGGCCTCGGGCGCCTCCGTCGGCTTCCTCGCACCGCTCGGGCACGCCGAGGCCGTCGCCTGGTGGCGGGAGCGGGCGGACGCCGTGGCGACGGGCCGGTTCGCCGTCTGGGCGGCCGTGGACGACCGGGAGCGGGTGACCGGCACGGTGAGCCTGGACTTCCCGGCCAAGCCGAACAGCCGGCACCGGGCCGAGCTGGTGAAGCTCATGGTGCACCGGAGCGCGCGCGGACTGGGGCTCGGCCGCCGGCTCCTGGCCACCGCCGAGCGGGCCGCCGCGGCCGACGGCCGTACCCTGCTCCACCTCGACACCGAGACCGGCTGCCCCGCCGAGCGGCTGTACCGCTCGGCCGGCTGGACCCCGGCCGGCACCATCCCCGACTACGCGGCGAGCCCGGCGGGCGAACTGCGGCCGACGACGCTGTACTACAAGCGGCTCGGCGGCTGA
- a CDS encoding XRE family transcriptional regulator, whose translation MRREDPVDLLIGARLAELRAQHGWSLGELAERSGVSRSTLSRAERAETSPTAAVLNRLCHVYGRTMSQLLSEVEAAPAPLVRAAGQRVWEDRRAGFVRRSVSPPHAGLRGELVEGRLVPGADLAYDRPPVPGLEQHLYLLAGTLEVTVGEQVHRLDAGDCLRMRVTGATRFHCPGPDPARYVLAVVRP comes from the coding sequence ATGAGAAGGGAAGATCCCGTCGATCTCCTGATCGGCGCCCGGCTCGCCGAACTGCGCGCCCAGCACGGCTGGTCCCTGGGCGAGCTGGCGGAGCGCAGCGGAGTCAGCCGGTCCACGCTGTCCCGCGCCGAACGCGCGGAGACCAGCCCCACCGCCGCCGTCCTGAACCGGCTCTGCCATGTCTACGGCCGCACCATGTCCCAGCTGCTCAGCGAGGTCGAGGCGGCACCGGCGCCGCTGGTCCGGGCCGCCGGCCAGCGGGTCTGGGAGGACCGCCGGGCCGGCTTCGTCCGGCGGTCGGTGTCCCCGCCGCACGCCGGGCTGCGCGGCGAACTGGTCGAGGGCCGGCTCGTCCCGGGCGCGGACCTCGCCTACGACCGTCCGCCCGTGCCCGGCCTGGAACAGCACCTGTACCTGCTGGCGGGAACGCTGGAGGTCACCGTCGGCGAGCAGGTCCACCGGCTCGACGCGGGAGACTGCCTGCGGATGCGGGTGACCGGCGCGACCCGGTTCCACTGCCCCGGTCCGGATCCGGCGCGCTACGTCCTGGCGGTGGTACGGCCATGA